A DNA window from Candidatus Sulfidibacterium hydrothermale contains the following coding sequences:
- a CDS encoding SDR family oxidoreductase: MENDFKAPMFTSEVLKDNVIIVTGGGSGLGRSMSRYFLQLGAKVVITSRNLEKLEKTAEELMNETGGTVLPVRCDVRNDDEVQAMLKATLDTFGKVDGLLNNAAGNFISPTERLSSRAFDTVIDIVLKGSKNCTLALGKHWIKTKQKKAVVLNIVTTYAFTGSAYVVPSATAKAGVLAMTRSLAVEWAKYGIRMNAIAPGPFPTKGAWDRLLPGDIREKFDVSKKVPLKRVGEHQELANLAAYLMSDFSAYINGEVITIDGGEWLQGAGEFNMFEAIPQEMWDMLEAMIRGKKK, encoded by the coding sequence ATGGAAAATGATTTTAAAGCACCGATGTTTACGTCGGAGGTATTGAAAGACAATGTGATCATTGTTACCGGCGGAGGTTCCGGACTGGGAAGATCGATGAGCCGTTACTTTTTGCAATTGGGAGCAAAAGTGGTAATTACTTCGCGGAATTTGGAAAAACTGGAAAAAACCGCAGAAGAACTGATGAACGAAACCGGTGGAACGGTGTTGCCGGTACGGTGCGACGTTAGAAATGATGATGAAGTACAGGCCATGTTAAAGGCTACACTGGATACTTTTGGAAAAGTGGATGGCCTGTTGAATAATGCAGCCGGCAATTTTATCAGCCCGACGGAACGTCTTTCGTCTCGTGCTTTTGACACGGTAATCGACATCGTATTGAAAGGCAGTAAAAACTGTACGCTGGCATTGGGAAAACACTGGATAAAAACCAAACAGAAAAAAGCAGTGGTGTTGAATATAGTTACCACTTATGCTTTTACCGGTAGTGCTTATGTGGTGCCTTCGGCAACAGCCAAGGCTGGTGTGTTGGCCATGACGCGGTCGCTGGCGGTGGAATGGGCAAAATATGGTATCCGCATGAATGCTATTGCCCCCGGGCCGTTTCCTACAAAGGGAGCCTGGGATCGTCTTTTGCCTGGAGACATAAGAGAAAAATTCGATGTCAGTAAAAAAGTGCCGCTCAAAAGGGTTGGAGAACACCAGGAGCTGGCTAATCTGGCGGCTTATTTGATGTCGGATTTTTCGGCCTATATCAACGGAGAAGTGATTACCATTGATGGTGGCGAATGGCTTCAGGGAGCCGGAGAATTTAACATGTTTGAAGCGATTCCTCAGGAAATGTGGGATATGCTTGAAGCCATGATCCGCGGGAAGAAAAAATAA
- a CDS encoding alanine/glycine:cation symporter family protein, protein MSGILQAIDKGIVWYNDYIGGYAILFMLVPTGLYFIFRLKFLNVTKLWHSIKVVAGKYDNPEDEGDVNHFKALTTALSATVGTGNIVGVALAIYLGGPGAVFWMWVTGFLGMILKYSECTLSHKFRVFNSDGTVSGGPMYYIRDGIGKLYNMPTAAKVLAGIFAVATILASLGTGNMAQANGMTDALRTTYGFPTWASGLVITALVLLIIVGGLKRIAEVTAKLVPFMAVTYVGATLLVLIDRSAYLPHAFEMIFQGAFTGTAATGGFVGSTIMMTMIWGIRRGLFSNEAGQGSAPIAHAAAKTEYSAREGLVASLEPLVDTLIICTMTALMLISTDAWHSGIKGVGMTIAGMDEGLAAVGLSNLGKHIITFGLIMFAFSTVISWSYYGTRAANYLLGEKAIKPYRYLYGIFVFFGSVWGIDVVWHFVDMVITFMTIPNLIALLLLSGVVVKETKDYFDEMKKIDRKKKQQIS, encoded by the coding sequence ATGAGTGGAATTTTACAAGCGATTGACAAGGGAATTGTATGGTACAACGATTATATCGGCGGTTATGCCATTTTATTTATGCTGGTTCCCACCGGTCTTTATTTTATTTTCAGACTTAAATTTCTAAATGTCACCAAATTATGGCATTCCATCAAGGTAGTTGCCGGCAAATATGACAATCCGGAAGATGAGGGGGATGTGAACCATTTTAAAGCCCTTACCACCGCTTTATCAGCCACTGTAGGAACAGGAAATATTGTAGGCGTAGCCCTGGCCATTTATCTCGGCGGTCCGGGAGCCGTTTTCTGGATGTGGGTTACCGGTTTTCTCGGGATGATCTTAAAATATTCAGAATGTACCCTATCGCATAAATTCCGCGTTTTCAATTCAGACGGAACCGTTTCGGGAGGTCCCATGTATTATATCCGCGATGGTATCGGGAAATTATACAATATGCCAACGGCTGCTAAAGTGCTGGCCGGAATCTTTGCTGTGGCCACCATTCTGGCATCGCTCGGTACCGGCAATATGGCCCAGGCCAATGGCATGACCGATGCTTTAAGAACCACTTACGGATTTCCGACCTGGGCATCCGGACTGGTCATTACGGCACTGGTATTGCTCATCATTGTAGGCGGACTGAAACGAATTGCCGAAGTCACCGCTAAACTGGTTCCTTTTATGGCCGTAACTTATGTCGGCGCTACCCTGCTGGTCCTTATCGACCGATCGGCTTATTTACCGCATGCTTTTGAAATGATCTTTCAGGGAGCTTTTACCGGAACAGCCGCTACCGGTGGTTTTGTGGGCAGCACCATCATGATGACCATGATCTGGGGAATCCGTCGCGGACTTTTTTCCAACGAAGCCGGACAAGGTTCTGCTCCTATTGCTCACGCTGCTGCCAAAACCGAATACTCTGCCCGCGAAGGGTTGGTTGCCTCTCTGGAACCTCTGGTGGATACGCTTATTATCTGCACCATGACGGCATTGATGCTCATCAGTACCGATGCCTGGCACTCCGGAATCAAAGGCGTTGGCATGACCATTGCCGGAATGGACGAAGGACTGGCCGCTGTGGGACTTTCCAACCTGGGAAAACACATTATCACTTTCGGACTGATTATGTTTGCTTTTTCCACCGTAATCAGCTGGTCGTATTACGGCACCCGTGCCGCTAATTATCTTCTCGGAGAAAAAGCCATTAAACCTTACCGTTACCTGTACGGTATTTTTGTCTTTTTCGGTTCGGTATGGGGAATTGATGTCGTATGGCATTTTGTGGACATGGTGATTACTTTTATGACCATTCCCAACCTTATTGCCTTGCTTTTACTTTCCGGTGTAGTTGTAAAGGAAACGAAAGATTACTTTGACGAAATGAAAAAAATAGACCGGAAAAAGAAACAACAAATTTCTTGA
- a CDS encoding AMP-binding protein, with amino-acid sequence MAEFPVFTLPALLETTVKKHASAPMVAFVGEKPLTYQEFFYRVKAVSAWLEKMGIVPGDRVALLSANMPHWGVAYFAVVSMGAVIVPLLPDFSPEEIKNVLRHSRAKALFVSEGLVSKLASSNIHSLQYKLSVENFRVIEGNPVVYFEENAVSEKEYVVAEDDLAAIIYTSGTTGKSKGVMLSHKNIAFNAVQGNTIQKITPKDRFLSVLPLSHTYENTIGFLLPVINGACIYYLKRAPSPSVLLPAFQKIKPTMMLTVPLIIEKIYRTKILPAFMEKKMVKKLYAKPFFRKKLNRMAGKKLLKTFGGELKFFGIGGAKLNEQVEEFLLEAKFPYAVGYGLTETSPLIAAFGPKEARLQAAGKVLKGVEVKIYRPDEKTGEGEIWARGPNVMKGYYREPELTKQVLTEDGWFRTGDLGVFDEEGYLYIRGRSKNVIIGPGGENIYPEEIESVINNFKHVVESLVVEHKGKLVALVHFDRDEIEKKYKEFRHGVSDYVEKTYNDLARELKDFINSRVSRFARIQQVIPQNEEFVKTATKKIKRFLYNEKIGEDGK; translated from the coding sequence ATGGCTGAATTCCCTGTGTTTACACTTCCGGCATTGCTCGAAACCACGGTGAAAAAACACGCATCTGCACCAATGGTGGCTTTTGTCGGAGAAAAACCCCTTACTTATCAGGAATTTTTTTATCGTGTAAAGGCAGTGAGTGCCTGGCTCGAAAAAATGGGCATTGTACCTGGTGACCGGGTGGCTTTGTTGAGTGCCAATATGCCACATTGGGGCGTTGCTTATTTTGCGGTAGTTTCCATGGGGGCGGTGATTGTCCCGCTTTTACCCGATTTTTCTCCGGAAGAAATTAAGAATGTTTTGCGGCATTCGCGTGCCAAAGCGCTTTTTGTTTCCGAAGGTTTGGTTTCAAAGCTGGCTTCTTCAAACATACATTCGTTGCAATATAAACTTTCGGTGGAAAATTTCCGCGTGATTGAAGGAAATCCGGTTGTGTATTTTGAAGAAAATGCTGTTTCAGAAAAAGAATATGTGGTGGCAGAAGATGATCTGGCTGCCATTATTTATACTTCCGGAACCACAGGAAAATCAAAAGGGGTAATGCTTAGCCATAAAAACATTGCTTTTAATGCCGTGCAGGGAAATACCATTCAGAAAATTACGCCGAAAGACCGTTTTTTGTCGGTATTACCGCTTTCGCATACCTATGAGAATACCATAGGTTTTCTGTTGCCGGTGATCAATGGGGCTTGCATTTATTACCTGAAAAGAGCACCTTCACCGTCGGTGTTGTTGCCGGCTTTTCAGAAAATAAAACCGACCATGATGCTGACCGTTCCGTTGATCATTGAAAAGATCTACCGAACGAAGATTCTGCCGGCATTCATGGAAAAGAAGATGGTAAAAAAACTGTATGCCAAGCCTTTTTTCAGGAAAAAGCTAAACCGGATGGCCGGAAAAAAGTTATTGAAAACTTTTGGTGGAGAACTGAAATTTTTTGGCATCGGTGGAGCCAAACTTAATGAGCAGGTAGAAGAGTTTTTACTTGAAGCTAAGTTTCCGTATGCTGTGGGTTACGGCCTTACGGAAACTTCGCCGTTGATTGCTGCTTTCGGACCTAAAGAAGCCCGTTTGCAGGCTGCCGGTAAAGTGCTCAAAGGCGTGGAAGTGAAAATTTACCGGCCGGATGAGAAAACCGGTGAAGGTGAAATTTGGGCTCGTGGTCCCAATGTGATGAAAGGCTATTACAGAGAGCCGGAATTAACCAAACAGGTACTTACCGAAGATGGTTGGTTCAGAACGGGTGATTTGGGCGTTTTTGATGAAGAAGGCTATTTGTATATCCGGGGACGCTCGAAAAATGTGATTATTGGTCCGGGGGGCGAAAATATTTATCCCGAAGAGATTGAGTCGGTGATCAATAACTTTAAACATGTGGTAGAATCGCTGGTAGTAGAACATAAAGGGAAACTGGTGGCGCTGGTCCATTTCGACAGAGACGAAATTGAAAAAAAATATAAAGAGTTCAGGCATGGGGTTTCTGATTATGTGGAAAAAACGTATAACGACCTGGCCAGGGAACTAAAAGACTTTATTAATAGCCGGGTAAGCCGGTTTGCCCGCATACAGCAGGTCATTCCGCAAAATGAAGAATTTGTTAAAACGGCAACCAAGAAGATCAAGCGGTTTTTGTATAACGAAAAAATTGGAGAAGATGGAAAATGA
- a CDS encoding purine-nucleoside phosphorylase — MIKKIKESAEFLQREGMVAPEVGIILGTGLGSLVQNVKVEKTIDYERIPHFPVSTVEFHTGKLIYGELGGKKVLVMNGRFHFYEGYSLQEITFPVRVMKMLGIHTLLVSNAAGAVNLDLKKASLMIIDDHINMLPGNPLVGRNLDELGPRFPDMSRPYDPELITHMEKIAADKKIPLQKGVYVAWIGPSLETRAEYRFIKTMGADVVGMSTVPEVIVANHMGMRVAAVSVITDTCDPDNLVPIDIDDVLNNARIAEKDLVFLFGQLIQEM; from the coding sequence ATGATAAAAAAAATAAAAGAATCAGCAGAATTCTTACAACGGGAGGGGATGGTTGCTCCGGAAGTTGGAATTATTCTCGGAACGGGTCTGGGCTCGCTTGTACAGAATGTGAAAGTAGAGAAGACAATTGATTATGAACGTATTCCGCATTTTCCGGTTTCTACGGTAGAGTTTCATACCGGAAAATTGATTTACGGTGAGCTGGGTGGGAAAAAGGTACTGGTGATGAACGGCCGTTTTCATTTTTATGAAGGATATTCCCTGCAGGAGATTACTTTTCCGGTCAGGGTGATGAAAATGTTGGGAATTCATACCCTGTTGGTTTCCAATGCAGCCGGAGCGGTTAATTTGGATTTGAAAAAGGCTTCCCTGATGATTATTGATGATCACATCAATATGTTGCCCGGAAATCCATTGGTGGGGAGAAATCTGGATGAACTGGGACCGCGTTTCCCGGACATGAGCCGGCCTTATGATCCGGAATTAATTACCCACATGGAGAAAATTGCGGCAGATAAAAAGATTCCTTTGCAAAAGGGAGTATATGTGGCCTGGATAGGACCGAGTCTGGAAACCCGTGCTGAGTACCGGTTTATTAAAACCATGGGAGCCGATGTGGTGGGCATGTCCACTGTTCCGGAAGTGATTGTGGCCAATCATATGGGAATGCGGGTGGCTGCTGTTTCTGTGATTACCGACACCTGTGATCCGGATAATCTTGTTCCTATTGATATCGATGATGTATTGAATAATGCCCGGATAGCAGAAAAAGATTTGGTCTTTCTTTTCGGGCAATTGATTCAGGAAATGTAA
- a CDS encoding NAD(P)/FAD-dependent oxidoreductase gives MKSYDVIIVGAGPAGLRCAEILGQSGKSVLLLEKKPETGPKVCAGGITRKSLELMEIPDSIIEMEINKARIVGPTRDFTTQGVKKPFTFMVNRKDFGQWQQQKLQSFEQVTVMNQAQVTTVDKNFVEINRSKRLGYRYLVGADGATSIVRRFLKLPVKKQLVTFQYLIPEKNSRRFEIHMDNRYFRSGYAWIFPHRGHLAVGCLADPKKVPVQVLKKGFHQWLKKEKFDLSKAEYQSFPIAYDYRGYRFGNIFLCGEAAGLASGLTGEGIHAALLSGEEIARTIINPDHPEDKIKAVLHYKKMQDRFLELLHMAGPVRNLIFRTILYLMNNKRFNQKVTDGFS, from the coding sequence ATGAAATCGTATGATGTCATTATTGTTGGAGCTGGTCCGGCCGGATTACGTTGTGCCGAAATTTTGGGACAATCCGGGAAAAGTGTTCTTTTGCTGGAGAAAAAACCGGAAACCGGGCCAAAAGTATGTGCCGGAGGGATTACCAGAAAATCCCTGGAATTGATGGAAATACCCGATTCCATTATCGAGATGGAAATCAACAAAGCCCGGATTGTTGGCCCCACACGCGACTTCACCACTCAGGGGGTAAAAAAACCCTTTACTTTTATGGTCAACCGCAAAGATTTTGGCCAGTGGCAACAGCAAAAGCTGCAATCATTTGAACAGGTAACCGTAATGAACCAGGCACAGGTTACCACTGTAGATAAAAACTTCGTTGAAATAAATCGCAGCAAACGGCTGGGCTATCGTTATCTTGTAGGAGCCGACGGAGCAACCTCCATTGTCCGGCGGTTTTTAAAACTTCCGGTAAAAAAACAGCTGGTTACCTTTCAGTATCTGATTCCGGAAAAAAACAGCCGTCGATTTGAGATTCACATGGATAACCGCTATTTCCGGTCGGGCTACGCCTGGATTTTCCCCCATCGCGGACATCTTGCCGTTGGCTGTCTGGCCGATCCCAAAAAAGTACCGGTGCAAGTTCTCAAAAAAGGATTTCACCAATGGCTGAAAAAAGAAAAATTTGATCTTTCCAAAGCCGAATATCAAAGTTTTCCTATTGCATACGACTACCGCGGATACCGGTTTGGCAATATTTTTTTGTGTGGAGAAGCTGCGGGGCTGGCTTCAGGGCTTACCGGCGAGGGAATACACGCAGCCCTGCTGTCAGGCGAAGAAATCGCCCGAACCATTATCAACCCCGACCATCCGGAAGATAAAATAAAGGCCGTGTTACACTACAAAAAAATGCAGGATCGTTTTTTGGAACTCCTGCACATGGCAGGTCCCGTCCGCAATTTGATTTTCCGTACCATTCTTTATCTGATGAACAACAAACGTTTTAATCAGAAAGTTACCGACGGTTTTTCATAG
- the idi gene encoding isopentenyl-diphosphate Delta-isomerase encodes MEVEYVILVTKDDKPLGTMEKMEAHEKGVLHRAFSVFIFNSEGKLMLQQRALHKYHSPGLWTNTVCSHPRAGESTDEAARRRMMEEMGLECDIKEAFSFVYKADVGDGLKEHEFDHVFMGTCDKTPVPNPDEVADWKYVDLDFVAKDVKEHPEQYTEWFKIALKEVIHHFRRGGAR; translated from the coding sequence ATGGAAGTTGAATATGTAATACTGGTTACCAAAGACGATAAGCCCTTGGGAACGATGGAGAAGATGGAAGCACATGAAAAAGGTGTTCTTCACCGGGCTTTTTCTGTTTTTATTTTCAATTCAGAAGGAAAATTGATGTTGCAACAAAGAGCTTTGCATAAATACCATTCACCGGGATTATGGACCAATACGGTTTGTAGCCATCCACGGGCAGGAGAATCTACAGATGAAGCTGCCCGTCGCCGGATGATGGAAGAAATGGGACTCGAATGCGATATTAAAGAAGCTTTTTCTTTTGTCTATAAAGCTGATGTGGGCGACGGATTAAAAGAACATGAATTTGATCATGTATTTATGGGAACTTGTGACAAAACGCCGGTGCCCAATCCGGACGAGGTCGCCGACTGGAAATATGTTGATCTCGATTTTGTGGCAAAAGACGTCAAAGAACATCCGGAACAATATACCGAGTGGTTTAAAATTGCCCTGAAAGAGGTAATCCACCACTTTCGCCGTGGCGGAGCCCGTTAA